A portion of the Bdellovibrionales bacterium genome contains these proteins:
- a CDS encoding site-specific integrase gives MLRKYISDWWKRSASEITPTEIVQRLHHIHFEMGKSRGVQLKLRSALNTIYDWAITAGRIKGIQQSPAKDVPLIGRKHEKQKPILNLQQIENCSEAAQGYNHPWYPIWLFSLHTGTRSGEALALEWSDVDLESRRLFINKSYNGRFKRIGPTKGGYWREVPINDELARLLKELRAKHSATSNYVLPRITNWERGSQARVLREFCKLIGIPEVNFHALRACFATQLLRNGVEAARLMKICGWKELETMQRYIRLAGVEVEGVTDSLKFTTADEAMAKVVKLFGDRS, from the coding sequence GAAGCGATCAGCGTCTGAGATTACACCTACTGAAATAGTTCAACGCTTGCATCATATTCATTTCGAGATGGGCAAGTCGCGCGGAGTTCAACTTAAACTAAGAAGTGCTCTGAACACGATATACGACTGGGCAATCACTGCTGGCCGAATTAAAGGTATCCAGCAAAGTCCGGCGAAAGACGTGCCCCTAATAGGTCGCAAACATGAAAAACAAAAGCCAATTCTCAATCTACAGCAGATCGAAAATTGCTCCGAAGCAGCCCAAGGCTACAACCATCCTTGGTATCCAATTTGGTTATTCAGTCTTCATACTGGAACCCGCAGCGGTGAGGCTTTGGCTCTCGAATGGAGTGACGTTGATCTTGAGAGTCGGAGACTTTTTATCAATAAGTCCTACAATGGTAGATTCAAACGAATCGGGCCGACAAAGGGCGGATACTGGCGCGAAGTGCCGATCAATGACGAACTTGCGAGACTGCTGAAAGAGCTTCGAGCGAAGCATTCGGCAACATCAAATTACGTCCTACCTCGAATCACAAATTGGGAGCGGGGGTCACAGGCGCGGGTCTTGAGAGAGTTCTGCAAACTGATTGGAATCCCTGAAGTGAACTTCCACGCGCTCCGAGCTTGTTTTGCCACCCAGCTCCTCCGTAACGGTGTCGAGGCTGCGAGGCTGATGAAGATATGTGGCTGGAAGGAACTTGAAACCATGCAGCGATATATTCGTTTGGCAGGGGTTGAGGTTGAAGGTGTCACTGATTCGTTGAAGTTCACTACTGCCGACGAGGCAATGGCAAAGGTTGTTAAGCTATTTGGAGATAGGAGTTGA
- a CDS encoding helix-turn-helix transcriptional regulator, which produces MERGTCHALKENWLLNRIQELRFERGLTQQDLAEFVDVTRATIIALEKGSYNPSLELAFRLAKFFKVGIEKLFFEKGPPHE; this is translated from the coding sequence ATGGAGAGAGGTACATGCCACGCATTGAAGGAAAACTGGTTATTAAACCGAATTCAGGAATTGAGATTTGAGAGGGGTCTCACTCAGCAAGATTTGGCCGAGTTCGTCGATGTAACAAGAGCAACCATCATCGCCTTAGAGAAGGGAAGCTATAATCCCTCTCTGGAGCTTGCCTTTCGTTTAGCTAAATTTTTTAAAGTTGGAATTGAAAAACTATTTTTTGAGAAAGGACCTCCCCATGAATAA